Part of the Gavia stellata isolate bGavSte3 chromosome 25, bGavSte3.hap2, whole genome shotgun sequence genome is shown below.
CTCCAAAGTCACTGACTGGTCCAGGTGCCAAGGCAAGCTCTCCTTTGCTGTGGCCAAGTACCACGTACTGAGAAGGTCACCTCACATGACCTGCGCACATCACCAGAAAGGGCTCCGGGGGCTGCTTGGGAAACGCGTGGCGATAGGGTCCAGATAAAGCACATCATTCCTGCTCAAAACATAGAGCTCATAATTATGAGCAGTGAAAGTGAAATATGGCCTTAATGAGAACTAGCAGGCAAAGAAGAACAGCTTTGTCAGAGTCACTGGTGGCTttcgcttttaaaatgtgacgATGCATGACTCCCATGGGGATCTGGCCTTGTTTCTGTCTTTATCTGCTGCTGGAAGCACTCTCTCCCCTGCAAGCGAGGCCAGTTGGGGAGGACTGCCACTTGTCACAGCTGTGACAGTCCCAATTGTGGTGGTGCTGCCGTATCATGCCTACAGTGCATCGcttctctgcttcctctgcctGTACATGGGGCCGGCCTTTGCTTGCCCTGAGCGTGTGGGTGCACATGGAGCTGAATTTATCGATCTGGGCAGGATTTGACCAGGTTGCTGTGAAATGAAGGAGAGAGACAACCCACGATAGGCAAACTTAGGAACTGGAAACACAGCTCTGTTCCCCAGCAGGCAGACAGGCACAAAGAAGCCCCTTCAGCCGTGGCAGGAGGCTGGGTATTCCCGCAAGCCCACGACGAGGAGACCCCAGGGATGGAGCCCCTGTGTGCAAGAGCTCTATGGCAGATGCAGGCAAATGCACGGCACGAAGCGCCTGCATCACACGGTGCCGTGCCTCCCTCTGCTCGGCCAGGTGCCAAGAGCCGGTCTTCGCACAGACATCACCTGATGTGGCCTTGGGAGAAACCAGTGCCAAGGGTGCgcttgcagggagaggaggtgccAAGTGCGGAGTGGAAGCGCGTCAGATCACACGGTAACAGCTAACGGAAAGTAGCAAAAGCTTTTGCGGGGAGGTAGAATATCAGTTTCTTCTTCAAAAGAGACGGTGGCATCCCAAATAATTCAATCCTTTGGAAAAGGTTGGGAAACCCTATTTAAGAAAGAGCTGAAGGTATTCCCTCTGCCTGGAAAGAAATTTTCTGCTGTCTATCCATGCAATGAGATTTTTGGTGCTTTCTTCCTCAGATGGCCTTGCTCACACACTCCCATGTGTAGAGACTGTGTTGATGGGCTCTCAGCACTCCTTGCAGCAGGACAGAGCCACGAACATGGAAGAGAAAATTGCAGCCTGCAGCTGGACTCCTTAGGCAATATTTCTGGGCTCTCCTTGCCTGCAGGACTTCCTTCATGCTGGAAGCTGCCTGGCAAACCCTGGGGCAAGAGCACCCTCTGGGGACCCGGAGAAATGTAAGCAATGATACTCTACATGTCTCGcatcatttcttttcactttgcCTTTGCATTTTAAGTGTGGTTCATGGTGATGATGGGTGCTAGCTTGCTTGCCCAGAAAGAGGACCCTGCTGGAGAGGGCTGGCTTGCCACTCTGCGTCTCTGTCACTACTGGACAAGCTGTCTGAGCCTCTCCGGAGCGAGCAGAAGAGACCTTAGGACACACAGCAGCCCTAGGgtttgaagaaaaagcaaaagtcCCACTGTTCAGGGATAACAAGAGGACATGGTACAAAAGAGACTTTTCTGCATCTAGCTAAGGAGACTCACCGTGAGGATGAGATACCCAATGGTATCCTCCTTCCCGCTGTGGAAAGGGAACATGCTGATGGGAACATAGcgcaggtgggtgctgctgcaTCTTTGCTGCCTTCCACCGTATCAGCGGTGCACGGCGGATAACACCCATCGGGTCCTGGAGGGGAGGGGATTAGCAGAGGGTCACTTTAATCACACGTCTCCAAATCTATCTTAAGGCAAGAGAGTTAGCCAAAACCAGATTTCTAAATGCAACAAGAAATTCCTGAGTTTGACAGCTGAGAACATTTTATTGAAGTTATTATCTCCTACACTGAGTATAGTCTTCACTctgagctggcagctgcctcctcttGCCCGTCATGCGCTTCATGACTCACTGCAAAGGGGGCCTGaacagggagagaagggaggcagggagagaatTATCACTGTAAAAGGCAGACACACGAGCCCAGTAAAAACGTAGCATAGAAAAATCCCACACAAGCATAACAAGATAATAAAAGACTTGTTTTCACCGGTTTTTATTTACTAGCCTATCTTTCTCCATTTATGAGGAAGGCAGCTCCCATCTCACCAAGCCAAAGGCACTCTAAAATTCACATGCCGTTGTAGGCATTTTTAGCACATTAATACCACAGAGGCTGGAAGCTGAAGTAGATGGCATTTGCTGCCGTGCTTCTTCCCTCAAAGAAGGGAACATATTGATCCtttcaagaaaaatgtaaagcCGTGATTTTTGTGGGAAACATTGTTTTGCATTGGTTGGCTGATGGTCAATGATGGAATTGGTGTGTCCATAGGCTTGACCCTGGCAGAGATGATAAGATCCTGCTTGAagacttctgtattttctgagcTGTAATGTTGAGTCCTAACATAAATCCATGCAAATGTTGGTCTGTTCACTTACCTGCTGATACCTCGTGCCAGAGCTCTTCTGAGCCCTTCCTGCACTCCCTCACTTTGCTCAGATTCGAGTCTCTCCTTCACAAACGAGACCTCTCATGCACAGTCTTAAAATCCCTAGAAACATAAAATACCTCACTTATATCACCTTTCCTGGGACGTGTTAGTCATACATGAACTGCGCTAAGCCTGCAGCCTTTCTTTGTCAAGCCTGACCGTGTTAAGCCTGCAGCCTTTTGTGTGGTTCAGCTCTTGGAAAGCCCAGGCAGTGTTTTGGGTGTGCTGTTGGAAAGACCAAGCACAGGTCACGCAGACGTTTTTGAGGGCAGGCTGCTTCCCTTGCTCACCTTGGGCTTGAGGTCTTCCAGGTCACATCCTCCTGCCATGGGAAAATTAGGGCACCAATGGACTCATCCTGCTTCTTCTCTCTGCAGGTGGTGACTGTGGAATTCAGCCTGTGGTAAGCAATAGGAGTGCAGCAGACCCCACCTGCAAACCACGACACTGGCTGATACAGCAGCAAAATCCCCCGTCCGTGAGAAGCAGTTCTGCAGATGCCAGAGGGATGGACTGCAGGAGACGGGAGGTCTTTCCACATGGAAATTTTACGGTACTTTGAAATctcttttcagtttcaaaatagCAAAGGCAGGATGGTGCCTTCCCTCCGTGCTGTCATCTCTGGGAAGTGGTCGTGGTCCTGGCTCAGGAGATGGACTCCCCACAGTGCTTAGGGATGTGAGTTGCATGGACAACAAAACCTAAAACTCACTGTTGCtgagaaaagtgaaaatgttttgacattTCCTATGCTTACACAAAACGACTGTGTGCAAAGGCAGAAGTCTGCATGCAGTATTTCCAGTTTcatttctgcattgcttttgtCCTGCGGTCCCCAATGTCTGTCCTACAGGAAAGCTGACCTTCAGTGGTGGAAACCTTCTAACACATTAACCTCTGTGAGCACCTCAAAGATTTGACATAGACTTTTACAACTGAAACAGTTTTTTgaatacagatttattttaatatttaacaaCTATTAAGCCTGAAATGTAGAAGGTACAGAGTGGGAATTTGACTGTGCACATTAATATCTTGAGTAAGATCTTCAGGAAGTGAAAATTAGGTAGTTTGCCTGATGTTAAGGATATAAATCAACTTATACAGCCATATAGATCCACTGGTGTTTGGCCATTTCACATTTTATCTGAAGCACACTACAGATCTGGAAACTCCAGATCTTGCAAGAGACTGTTCTGATTATCAACATACTTAAAATGATCTGACTCTGAATAAGAAGGATAATGGCACAGTTGAAGAGTAGAGGGAACCTACAGGAGggagaagaagtggaagatgcCTTATTTTCCTCAGTAGTTAGGATACGACCAACCTCAGCAAAGACCCCCTAGGACACTAGGTTTGGGCATGAcatgttttgcctttttccatctctttgcAGAACCAGAATTAGCCTCAGGTtggacagaaaggaaactaaaaTGCAACTAGCAGTAGGAAGCTGGTTTGATGAGGATGGCAGAAGCTTGGCAGTTCCCGTTGCACAGGCTGCCCCACGTTAGGCCCCCCTTGACGTTCAGCCGTACAGAATAACACGCCGAGTACCACCACCCGCCCCCATAGCTGGAGGCGCAGTTCCCGCTGTACGTGTCCTGATCCAGATCTTTGGCAGAGAACTTCATGTTGTCGTGCACACTGGAAGCACTGTTTAAGGTCATGGCGTCCCCTGCCAACCCCGAGTACGTTCCCAGCCTCAGCCGGTAGCCGTGGGACTCATCTTCCAGGCTGAAGAGGTTGTAGTCTGCAAACGTGATGTTGTTTGCGGCATCCCAGATGACAAACCTGACCTGGTAGACCTTCTGCTTGGAGATCTGATGGATGTACTCGGTGCCCAGCCAGTACTCGGTGTGCACGTTCCCAAAGCCGTACTTGTAGGTGCTCCAGGACTCGGCCCAGGTGATCTCCGTGCTCTGCCGGTTCCTCTGGATGACTGTCCAGCCCCCGTCCGTCACGTTCATTTCGCAGTACACCACGATGGGGTGCAGTCCTGTGGGCTGGATGACGTAGATGCCGCTGGGGCTGCCAGCAGAGACCTCACTGCAGTCCTTGGGCCAACCTGGGGCAGGAGAGAACATGGAGGACCAACAGCTATGGCAACACCTCAGTCTGCTTGTCTGGCCCTGTGAGTGGGATTTCTAGAAAAGGGGCATATGTGGGATTTTGTCAGGGTAGTAAAAAGTCTACAGCTGTGTTTCTTACTGTAAgtgtaaaagcagaaaacctcTGTAAGGGAAATACAGTGATTAAGAGGCTATGCATGTATTTTGAAGGTATAAGCATAGAatttgcttctccttctgcctcaGGCTCTTGTTTCCTCAGCCTTGCCCAATGTTCAGCTGTTTCTTCTCCGTCATAACGATACAGGGTTCCAAGCTTGGCTTGGTGAGGGCTCTTATTGCATAGTTATGCAGAAACTTAAATGAGCAAGTGAGCTGTTCCTGCAGCCCTAGCATCCACTGCATCCCTGGGGACCGGAAGGAGAAAACCTCATTCCTTGGCATTGGACCCCGTGGCCAGCTGTGAAACCCCAGCAAGCATTGCTTGGGAGGCACAACCTCCGCTTGCCCTGTGCTGAGCTtcacagcagaggaaaggacTTGTGGCATGTAAGTAATGTTTGCAAAGTCCTTTGGGATCTTGTAAGGCATGGTTCAGTGTGAAGCTATCGCTAGTAACGAGTGATGTCTGAGTGGCCTTGGCACATGCGGTGGAGGAGCACATCGAGTCTTGTCCCCAGGTGCTGAGCCGGATTATCCCCAGGCTCGTTGCCCACCCACTGCTGTTGGACCCTTGGCCTACACCTCTCCCTGTTCCCTGCAGGGTGGTGCTTACTGCGGTGCTCTATCTGCTGAGGGTTACTGGCTCGGCTCTGCTGCATGTTCGCTCCATCTCCATCTGCattgggaaaaagagaaagagtgagATGAGCATCTCTGTGCCACAGCACAGAGGTAACTCCAGCCTCCACAGGTAACTCCAGCACTGTTTTTTTGGTAGGGCACTTCAACAATGCCACTAggctcatttttcttcctgtgtggCAGGTTTTGGTTGTAAACTCTTTGAAGGGATAagatattcacagaatcattaaggttggaagagacctgtaagatcatcaagtccaaccatcaacccaacaccaccatgcccacgaaaccatgtcccgcagtgccacgtccacatgttccttgaaccccttcagtgatggtgactccaccacctctctgggaagcttattccagtgcttcaccgctctctcagtaaagacatttttcctaatatccagcctgaacctcccctggcgcaacttgaggccgtttcctcttgtcctatcacttgtcacttgggagaagagaccaacacccacctccccacaaccccctttcaggtagctgtagggagcgatgaggtctcccttcagcctcctcttctccagactgaacaaccccagctccctcagccgctcctcatcagacttgtgctccagacccctcaccagctccgtcgcccttctctggacacgctccagcacctcaacgtccttcttgtcgtgaggggccAATATTAGGAAGGGTAACACTGCAGTCATTGAGAGGCTGCTATTTGGTACACTCAACGTTATGGCTTTACAGAGTTGCATGGAATGGACTGCGTATCTGAGTAGTAGTAATGAGGACAAGGAGATACTGCTGGAGAAGAAGGATCAAGACGGAAACAGGCGGTGTGTGGTTTCAGACCAAGATTAAACTGTTGAGTGATGTTGCTGTAAACCTACATTGCTTTTCAGTGGTGGCTGAAGGGATTCATGTGTTCATTCAATTCATAAAGAGCTTCAGAAAccttcagagagaaaaggagcTCAAAGCGTGTAAGATAGCAATGCTCTCTTTAAAGACAAATCACAGCACCCATCTTTGTAACATAGCATTCCCCGAGAGCTTGCAGGGGTGTGACCTCTATCAGGGGGGTGACGAGTTTTTTGTATCATTTAGCCATGTGCCTGcttcagaaagcattttggTTGGTCACTCACACAAAATTTCTCTGAAGTTTCAGGGTTACAGAAGGCTTATAGATAGCAAAAGTTATTCCTTTGAATATCTACAGCTCTCTAGAAAAAGCTGCCACATATGGTCTTGTCAATAACAAAGAAGGTTGAATGACCAAATTGTATGATCTTTGGTTAAGATCTGAAATTGGAGTAAGATTTGATCAGGctccttttatttctgagtgTGAGTGCCCTTCCCCAAGATTATTTTCCACATCTCCCTCcctgtgcagagaggagagggctCCTGATGTTTGGATGAACAGAGTTTAGGGGtgtaagagagaaaatacatacCAGGATGGGGCTCATCTGAATGGAGATTAGTGATTTCATCTAAATTTGCTTTCAATCTTTCCAGGTTTTCAATGTGCAGAGCAAGAAGAGGGGCTAGCAGGGCCAGCACGGAGGTGAAGAACAGAAGATGGGAGTGACgagcagctggagaaagaaGACACACGGTGAATCTGGAAATGCAAACCCTCTGGAAGAGAATTGGCTAACTAAATTCAGCAGAAGTTAAAACAACCTTACAGTGTAGACAAATCCACAACATTAATTATACTTTTGCTTTAttgagcaaataaaatataaagaacaATTTCCAAAAATAAGCATTCTGCAAAGGCATACGTCCCCAGAGAGAAACAATTTCTTTGACTACAACCTACAGGCCTAAATCTGCAGCTTCCAAGAGCAGCGTCATCCTCTTTGGCTGTGGTCTGGGCTAAAGCAATGGGCTCTGGGCCCCAGAATCAAGATGTTAAGCCAGCATCAGTCTGCATGTCTTGAGAAAAACATCTAGCAAGGCAGGATGGCATGCTGATTTATAGGTACTGCTGTGACCTGAAGAGAGTCAGGAGCTACTACAGCAGTGACAGACAAGGCGCAGGGACCTGAGATCTTGGAAAGAAAGGAGCTGTTGTGGCCACAACGCTGATGGTACCCTGAGAGTCAGGGGCTTCACTTCACTGTCCCAGAACTGCCCCCTCCCACCGGGGCATCGTGCAGAGACTGGAAGCTGCCCACTGCATGAAAACGCCGGGAGGAGAGCATCCTGCAGGGAGCCAGCAGCATTGATCCGGCATCAGACCCCCGCTATGTGTCACGAGGGACATGCCGAGGGTCAGTCCATCCCAGCTGACATCTGGGCCAGGACATTCTATGTTTTAAAGGATGGTTTCTGCCAGCGTCTGGAAACCTGAGCAATCTGACTCCTTTGGACCATACCAGATCAGGACATTCCCCAACAGTTTGTTCATGGCCAGCTCCACAGATTTGTGTCTACAGCTTGCCCACCCGGCTTCAGTACCCTGAAGGACTTATGAGGATGATGGGTGATTAATGCATTAATTAGCTTCcattccaattttttttttttttttttgggtgctTTGGGCCATGGCACAAATATAAGTTAAATAAATGTTGTCTTTACAACACCACCCAGAGCAGGACAGTTTTGCCTGTGGTCAGGAATGGAGGAGAGAGAGTGAGGAGCAGGAGGGTCACAGAGACCTGGGGGGTACAGCGGGAATGGGGTCGTCCCACTGTCCCGAGGCCAGAAACGGTCAGTGGGAAAAGCAGAGCcacagtgctggcagcagaagcccagaggcaggcagaggaggcagggaTGCCCAGGCACACGCAGCGGTGCCgtcccctcccaccccatcccacacTCACCCATGCCGTCTCTGCGGGGACCCTGCGGAGCGGGAAGCAGCGGGTTTGCCCACGCAGCAGGGTGGCCAGCCCTGCCTTATATAGGGCTCAGCAGGCGAGGTGGGGCTGGCTGACCCAAACTACAACACTCGCCTGCCGGTTGTCATCAGGGCTGGAAATTTATGGTTTGTTTGACCTCCATCCATAAGCGCCTCTGCTCACAAACCAGCTGTTGTGCCTCTGTGATAAGAGGTCCCAAACAAACCTCAGCAAACAGCACCTGATGTTCACACAAAATTCCACCAAACTGACGAATGCTCCTGATAAGGATTTTTCTTGAGATTGTTATTACTTACGGGATTTGAAGCCAAACCCTGTGGGGACATTCAGTGACCTGGGTCATGCTGGAGATCTCCATTAGACACCCTTTAGGGTCTGCTGACCCTAGCATGGTGCATCACCTGAGAGGGAGCCATGCTTTCTGACACTGCACCCTGGTTCCCATGCACACCAGGGCAGCAAAGGGGCCTTGTCCCCAGCCCTGACCCCGCCACGGCAATGCAATTGTCCGGCTTGGTGCCAGCCCTCCGGCAGTGAACTCATCCCATGGGGCAGCCAAGCgtgcagagatgctgctgcccCAATGCCAGTGTGGGGCAGGTCCCACAGCCCTCCCAAGAGGTCCAGCGCTGACACTTCAGGAGGCCGAGGGGTCCGCTGGAGGGTTTAGCTCTGACTTCACAGCTCTGGGTGAGCTGGGGAGCAGACCTCATCACAGAGCTGGTTGCAGACTCAGTTAACAAGGTGGCTGTGGGTTAAGTGGAATAAACGCTTGACGGCTGTTGAGCGGTCCAGTCTGGAGCCAGCCTTGCAAGTGGCACAGGAATGGGAGGGCAGTGCTAAGGAGGGCAGTGGCATAGCCTGGCAATGCTGGCTTATAGCTCAGTGACACCGACCTAGGACTGCGGTGAGGCGTTTATCGATTGTTTGAtaccagcagctgctgagccGCAGGAGCGAGTCCCTGCGCCGGCCCTGGGATGCTCCACGGCACTGCTGGGGACCCACACGGGCTCTGCTGCCACAAGGCTGGTGCCGGCTACTTGGCCCCATGTTGCCTTCATCCCCATGTCCTTCATCCCCATGTGGCATTGCCACCCCTGCTGTCCCCCAGGATACCGGCAGGTGGTGGTGAAGGTCCCAGCACCAGCACACCCTGCCACCGTGCCAGCACCTCGCTGTGCCCTGCTCTGGGTTACTCCAAGACTAAATGGCTCTCCTTTCAGTACAGCAAGGAGGACGTTTCTCACCAAGGGACACATCTTCACCTGCCCTACACCAGCCCCTCATAAAGTTACCAGCTCCAAAATTACACGTGTATTCTCAAAAAAAGGGATTCTTGCCAAGTCCACTTTGTAGTAGTATTTGTCATGCTCTTGGACAGCAATGAATAACTTAGACCTGACCCAAGACTGTCCTCAGCAGTTTCCTTTGAATGAAGCACCATTCTTTTCACAAGAGCTTCCCAAAGCCCCTTGATAGATAACCTGGGGCTGTAGCATTTTCCTTTGACACATTTCTGGCAGCCAAATTTCAAAAAGACGACAAGGGCCTTCCCAGCCCTTTCAGCCAGCTGCCCCCACGGCACGCAGGAGTGGGGCTGGCTCCCCACACCCACCAGGGCACCAAGTGTCTGTACCAAAGCCAAGGTGCCAAGCCGTGGCTGACATCCCAATCTGTCACTGCGTGTGACCCCGGTGAGCACTGGGGTGGCCCTGCATGCTGTTACCCTTCGGTGCCTCCTGCCACCCTCACTTGACAGCCGTAAAAGAGGTCCCTGAAGCAGGGAGCCCATTGTGAGGTCTCCTTGTGCTGCTGGTCCTTGGGGGAGTGGTGATGGGCCATGAGCAGCCTCAGAGCAGCGAGCCCAGCCGAGGCATGCAGAGGTGGCAAGTGGAGCTGAATTACGGAGcgagggagaggaggcagaggaagggatTGAGCCTCCTGTGCAGATGGGGACAGGCATCTACCCCCTCGCTCCTCCCCTGCCTTCACTGCTCCAGTGGGACCTGCTGCCAACGGAAGCATCACCTTCTAGAAGACAGAGTGTACTGCAGCCAAAGACCCCCCGCTAGTGACAGGGAGGAGTACAGACCAGCCCAACAGGACTGGCGCAACCGCAACCATCACCGGCCAGTGGGTGATGGGCGAGGACCTGTTGACGCCTCCCAAGGCACTGTATGAAAAGAAGGAttgaaagaagaggggaaaagggaggagaCTCCAACCCGGTCCTGAGGGTTTGCCGAAACACCCTGCGATAGTGCGTTAAACCAGTCAAACCTCCCCTGCCAGATGTGGTCCCAACAGCTGTAGCCACTGCTTGATGAGCTGGCCACGAGTGCCTTTAAGATGCTTGCCCAGACAGCACCCAACCTGGCCCAGGCTGCCAGGGCAGTGCCCACCCCACAGGCAGTGGGGAAAAGCAGGAGGTCAGCAGAGCCTTCCTGAGCCTGTTTCTTCCCACCCAGTCATATGGGCCAAGGAAGGGAAGTGTAGGGGAAGGGGTACTGCGTAGACACCCCCACAGCCTACTTCTGCTCAGAGCTGCCCCAAGCATCTAGGGGACAGGGACGGCCCCTAGGAAAGGCTGCTGCCTTCAGCCCTCAGCCTCTACTGATCGAGGGCAAAAAGGCATCAGCGTTTGCAGCCCAGCTCTGGGTCTGACTTCTtggcagctctctgcagggaAGGAGCCCAAGACAGACCTCTGGCCATCGCAGAAGTGTCGTGACATGCTGGGAGCTGGTAACTGTTGGCAAACCACTGCCCATAGGTTTTACCCTCTTTGATCTGCGGATGATACAAATCTCCCCTGTGCCCTCGGTGTTCACGCTCCTTCCCTTCTATttgcctttcccctccccttgaGCTCCTTTATTGCCCTGCAGCAGTTGGTAGATCCCCAGGAAGATTTAACTCCTGGGCAGGTCCAGTATATTGCAGTCGGTAAACGCCCCACAGCTGGGAGGTTTGGAGTACCGTAttttctctcagaaaaaaaatcttaggaCCTCTTTGTGTAATCTTGAGCAAAGAGAAGCCACCAGATGGGCACACAATGATTAACTTTGCCCATGCAAACAGGGGAGCTGAGATCCTCACGCAGGGGAGGTGTGTATAGGGAGATACCCAGGTATAAAGGCACAGAGGCCAGGATGGAGTTGAGAGCAGCGGGACTGACTGCTCAGGCTCCCGGCATCCGCTCAGCAGCACCGCGGAGATGGGTGagttctcctcttcctcatggcTTCTTTTCTGCAGCGCCCACAGCTCTGGGGGATGCAAGTAGAAAACCAAGCTCAGTGACAGCATTGGGGACCATGGAAGCGGGAGCTGATGAGCGTCCAGCGTCCATCCCATTCCTCCTCTTTCCacaaagctgtttctttctagttctctgctgctgctgcctctgggttGTTTCCTGCACCCCTGCGAACTACAtgctctgcagctggagcaCCAGGTTTTATACACCCAACAACTCAGCTGCAGTGCTTTGAACTATTTGCTCGGAATGCCCTTAACACAGATTTACTTCTTTCCCATAAATATATCCTTTTGCTTCTAGACCTGTAgaagaacaaacaaaccacaTTTAGGAGAAACATGAGAAAATGTGACTGCAGGTTGCTGTCTggtgcagggaaggggctgACCAGGAGGGTGACAAAGCCATTTCTCACCCTGCTTCAGCCCTGCAAGGGCAGAGCCTGCACTGAAGCCACAGCTCCCACCACTCCGGGAGCCCCTCTGCCCTGTGGCTCTGCCTTCCTTGGTCCGAGCTCCCTGGGGGCCGCCCAGGCATCCTGACTGTGATGGGCACTTTCCTCCCCAGGGCTCCAGGCTGGGACACGTCGGCTCCATGGGGACCTTGTCCTCCTGCCCTTGGCAATGGCGATGCTTCTCCTCTGTGTGAGCCCAGCGCGTACTGCCAGCTTCCAGGGCGGTGAGTACGGGTGCCAGGGGGACAGTCGATGAGCTGCCAGGTTTGGGTGCAGCCGCGTTGCCCATCGCTGAGCGCGGCCAGGCTCCGAGGTGCTGGGTGCAAGTGTCCCCATGCCAGCAGCCGCAGAGACAGCAGGTCTCTGCATTCAGACCTAAGCTGCATGGTAGGGTAATCCTTGCCTCTCATCACCAGCAGAGAAGAGGCATTCCCAGCATGTTCCACTGGTTGCGGAGCACCCAGTGAGATCCAGTGTCAGCAGCATCAGT
Proteins encoded:
- the LOC132319205 gene encoding fibrinogen-like protein 1-like protein, yielding MAARHSHLLFFTSVLALLAPLLALHIENLERLKANLDEITNLHSDEPHPDGDGANMQQSRASNPQQIEHRSWPKDCSEVSAGSPSGIYVIQPTGLHPIVVYCEMNVTDGGWTVIQRNRQSTEITWAESWSTYKYGFGNVHTEYWLGTEYIHQISKQKVYQVRFVIWDAANNITFADYNLFSLEDESHGYRLRLGTYSGLAGDAMTLNSASSVHDNMKFSAKDLDQDTYSGNCASSYGGGWWYSACYSVRLNVKGGLTWGSLCNGNCQASAILIKPASYC